The stretch of DNA TGTCCGCACCACGAGAAGCACCTGCACAAACCCCGGATGATCGCCCATGCGGTCGATCTCTGCCGCGGCCAACTCGCCATCTTCATAAGGCGCAATCACAGACCCGCGCAACCGGGGTTCGCGCCCGAGCCACGCATCGGCTTGCCAATCGTTCACAGCCTGTCCCATCGCCGCTGCATAACGCAAATTTTGCTGTCCACCCACGCCGATCAAAGGCGTTAAAATGCCGTAATCCATATCCCACTCATCCAGCAATTGCGCGCGCAAAAAATCCAAATCGGATCCCGGTGGTCCCGAAGGCGGCCATGCATCGTGGCGCGCGGCATTTGGCACAGCGCGGGGATACCCCGACCCGGTTCGTCCACGGCCACCGATAGTTCGGTGATAATCGTGCCATTCCTCTGCCAGATATTGAAACCACATATCGCCCGATTTCATAGTCACATGAACATCGCAATCAATCACGGCTGTCTTCTTTTGCCTTTCTATTTTTACCTCTTCCATCAGCGTATCAGCCATCTCAGCCTCCTTGAAATCAAAATGCCATCTAACTATAGAATTATAACCCAACACATCAGAGAAAGCAAATCCGATATGCGCTGTATCTGCATCGTTCAAAAGATAGGTCTTTATCTCTTCAATATCAAATGCCCAGCACGGCACATTGACATAGATGTGACCATTCACCAAACATAATGATCATAGTACGCGAATCAGTAAAAGAAAAATATCTCTTGACATATCTCTGTTAGTAGGCTAAATCATTCAGAGATGATAATTGTGAAAAAATGAATGCTCAGAATCAGTGGCTACTGATAGGTCTGCTAATCCTTTACCAAATGCAGGAAAGCGTTTTCCATCATGCAGGTTCCGACACCACAAGACAAGCTGGCAGAATTTGACGCCCGCTTGAGCCGTATTGAAGGCATTGTTGAGCAAATCAGCACGCGCTTGACAAGCCTTGAGAATCGCGTTGAGCAAATTCAACAAGCAGCCAGAACAGACTTTCGTTGGCTGGTCGGCATCCAGGTCACCACGATTGTAACACTTGGAATGCTGATTCTGGTTAAACTCGGATAAACAATGGCAGGTGTTGTGCAAGTGGCGAAATCAGGACGTAATTTGTTTTTTGTTCCAAACACTGGCGTACATTACAAAAATCCCGTCTGGTCATTCCAGCGCGGGATTTTTATTACATATCGCGTTCGGTGAAACTGGATCGCGGCTCAACACCATACCGCGATGACGGCGCTATTGATGGGGTTGATTGATGATTAAGAACTCTTCGTCTCACTTTCTATTACTTCACCAAGCCGATCAATTAGATAAACCGGTATATGAATCACATTTAGCCCTGAAGATGTCGTGAGTTTTCCCGGCATATCGAGATTGACGAGAACGCCCAGATTGCTCCCATGCCGCGCAGCGTATTCTGATAGACCACCTGTATCCCGCGGCCTTGTGACAAGCGACGCTTTGCACTCAATGGGTATGGTATCGCCCAATGCCGTCCGAAAAATAAAATCGACCTCGGAACTATTGACACCCTTTTTCCAACCCGTCAAATCCTGTCCCAATACCACGAGTTCAGTCGCCAGCATATTCTCAATAATACCCCCAAGGGGCGCGCGCTGAGCGGCATCGAGACTTGAGAGAATATCAATACGCGGCAGCGCGGTCAGTCGCAGGTCATTGGCCAATCCCGGATCGTAAAGATATCGCTTGGGCGAAAAGCCCTGTTGCTCTGGACGTGTGCCCTGGATATTGGACTTATAGATCAGCTTCCACGACTCGAGCAATTCCAGAAAATCCGGTACCCTTCTATAAAGAGCTGACGTCGTCCGAACCATCTGCGCGTACTTGCTTGGGCTACCGAGATTTGATGCCACACCGCGCAAACACTGATCAAACAAAGATGCTTCGGTCGCCGAAAAAATCCTGGCAAAATCACTGCGATAGTCGAGATACAAATCCCGACGCAACTGCCGCCAATCCATCTGGTCAAAAAACGATGAGGCAACCGCCGGTAGCCCTCCCACATCGAGATACGACTGCACGTATTTGAGAAGGCGTTCATGTAAGAACAGGGGGATCTGAAAGAGGTCTTCAAAAGCGAGCAACTCTTCCTCTTTACCACAACGAAGAAACTCTCTAAAACTGAAGGGTTGTAGCAAAAATCGCGTAACTCTTCCAACGGGAAAACGCGTCTCCGGCCCGAAGATACGCGACATAGAACTACCCGTAAGAATAACCGGTGTGTGCTGCCATTTC from Gemmatimonadota bacterium encodes:
- a CDS encoding ATP-binding protein; the encoded protein is MIQRDLERRLIAYLSHRVEHPNVALLEGARQVGKTTLIESIRPKLDREILYLNLEEDNRAVHDLNSCRDFADFETYLATVYQFKGNGQRILCIDEAQECSVLGGFVRFMKEKWQHTPVILTGSSMSRIFGPETRFPVGRVTRFLLQPFSFREFLRCGKEEELLAFEDLFQIPLFLHERLLKYVQSYLDVGGLPAVASSFFDQMDWRQLRRDLYLDYRSDFARIFSATEASLFDQCLRGVASNLGSPSKYAQMVRTTSALYRRVPDFLELLESWKLIYKSNIQGTRPEQQGFSPKRYLYDPGLANDLRLTALPRIDILSSLDAAQRAPLGGIIENMLATELVVLGQDLTGWKKGVNSSEVDFIFRTALGDTIPIECKASLVTRPRDTGGLSEYAARHGSNLGVLVNLDMPGKLTTSSGLNVIHIPVYLIDRLGEVIESETKSS